Within the Natrinema pellirubrum DSM 15624 genome, the region ATGACGGCGGTCGATCCCCATGACGGGGCCGGGCGCGGCACCCCGGCGGCGCCCGACCGGCCAGTCGAGGAACTCGTCGTCACACCGGCCGATGACGTTTCGCCCACGTTGTCGATCGTCCTGCCGACGAAAAACGAGGCAGCGGGGATCAACGAGTGTCTCGACCGGATCGAACGGGCGATCACTACCCTCGGTGTTCCGACGGAGATCATCGTCAGCGACAGTTCAACCGATCGAACGCCGGAGATTGCCCGTGCCCGCGGCGCGACCGTCGTCGTGTCGGACCGCCCGGGCTATGGCGCCGCGTACCGGCGTGCGTTCGAGGTCGCCCGCGGTGAGTTCATCGTGATGGGAGATGCGGATACGACCTATGACTTCGCCGCCATCCCACACCTCGTCGAACACCTCGTCGCGACCGACGCCGATCTGGTCCTGGGGAGTCGCCTCGCGGGGGAGATCGAGCCGGGCGCGATGCCCTGGCTCCACCGGTATATCGGCAACCCACTGCTCACACGGTTTCTCAATACGTTCTACGGTACCGAGGTGAGCGATGCTCACAGCGGCTTTCGGGTGGTTACGCGCGCTGCGTTGGAGACGCTCGAGTTAGAGACCGATGGGATGGAGTTCGCCAGCGAGATGATTATGAAAGCCGGTGCCCGCGGGCTGGCGATCGAGGAGGTCCCGATCACGTACCACGAACGCGAGGGGGAGGCCACCCTCGAGAGTTTCCGGGACGGCTGGCGCCACGTCCGGTTCATGCTCACCAACGCCCCGGGCTATCTGTTCTCGGTCCCAGGCCTCGGCCTGGGCATACTCGGACTGATCTTCATGGGCCTCGTGGCGGCTGGTGCTCCTGTCGGTGGCATCACCCTCGGCGTGCGGTCGATGATCGCTGGCGGCGTACTCGTCCTCGTCGGCTATCAGATCATGAGTTTCGCCGTCTTCTCGACCGTGGCGACGGATCCGATCCAGCAGCCGTCGGATCCGCTCACGAGGTGGCTGAATCGGGCCCTCACGATCAGGCGTGGGGGTGCCGGCGGCTGCGTAGTGTTCGCGGGCGGAAGCCTCTATGCGCTGGCCCTGCTCCACAGGTGGTTGACGGCCGGCTACGCGGCACTACCGGTCGTCACCAGCGATATTGCCGCGCTCGTCGCCATCGCGCTCGGCGTTCAGACGGTGTTCACCTCGTTTCTGGCCGAGATGCTGCGAGAGTACCGGCCCGCCCGCACGCGGGCCGGCGCCCAATCGGCCACGGAGACAGACGGCCACGACCCGGCGGCAGGCGATTAATCGGGTGGCTATCTGCCACACCGGCCAGTACTCCGGCGGACGCCGCTGTCAGTCGCCCGACTCTAGGTGACCGAGTCGCGGGAGTCGTCCTGGCTGTAAACACCGGCAGTGCGTTTGTCGACTGCCGAACGCCCGCTGTCTGGAGG harbors:
- a CDS encoding glycosyltransferase family 2 protein — its product is MTAVDPHDGAGRGTPAAPDRPVEELVVTPADDVSPTLSIVLPTKNEAAGINECLDRIERAITTLGVPTEIIVSDSSTDRTPEIARARGATVVVSDRPGYGAAYRRAFEVARGEFIVMGDADTTYDFAAIPHLVEHLVATDADLVLGSRLAGEIEPGAMPWLHRYIGNPLLTRFLNTFYGTEVSDAHSGFRVVTRAALETLELETDGMEFASEMIMKAGARGLAIEEVPITYHEREGEATLESFRDGWRHVRFMLTNAPGYLFSVPGLGLGILGLIFMGLVAAGAPVGGITLGVRSMIAGGVLVLVGYQIMSFAVFSTVATDPIQQPSDPLTRWLNRALTIRRGGAGGCVVFAGGSLYALALLHRWLTAGYAALPVVTSDIAALVAIALGVQTVFTSFLAEMLREYRPARTRAGAQSATETDGHDPAAGD